Proteins from one Halovivax limisalsi genomic window:
- a CDS encoding glycosyltransferase family 4 protein, with protein MARIAVAHTDLAAKGGGEGVCMTVLEALQDGHEVHLLTLTTPDLEELNRYFNTDVDPLPVRRAPVVDRALDLVDVPLYNLRNALLNRHVARHRDEYDLVVSTDNELSPEPPAVQYVHTPRFGRLVVSKRVGEDGFVDHLYDRLSYRAGGYDAERIRRGRLLTNSRWMANVVQDVYGVRPRVVYPPVDTSGFDPLPWDEREDGFVTVGRLARYKNVDETIRIVDEVRERGHDVHQHVVGPSYDPDYRRELEAMAADRDHVTIEGELPRADLVELLCTHRYGLHGKRHEHFGMAVAELVAAGAVAFVPDNGGQRDVVDRRDALCYRTPGEAVEQIDDVLSNPDRRREVRLDPARVEARFGRKRFREEMRSIVREALRDDEIDADRSARSDRRARRRHDRTEA; from the coding sequence ATGGCCCGTATTGCCGTAGCCCACACCGACCTGGCGGCGAAAGGCGGCGGGGAGGGCGTTTGCATGACCGTCCTCGAGGCCCTCCAGGACGGCCACGAGGTCCACCTCCTCACCCTGACGACGCCGGACCTCGAAGAACTGAATCGGTACTTCAACACGGACGTCGACCCGCTTCCCGTGCGACGAGCGCCCGTCGTCGATCGGGCCCTGGACCTGGTCGACGTTCCCCTGTACAATCTGCGCAACGCCCTGCTCAACCGACACGTCGCCCGTCACCGCGACGAGTACGATCTCGTCGTGAGCACCGACAACGAACTCAGTCCCGAACCGCCGGCCGTCCAGTACGTCCACACCCCGCGGTTCGGCCGGCTCGTCGTCTCCAAACGCGTCGGCGAAGACGGATTCGTCGACCACCTGTACGATCGGCTGAGCTACCGCGCGGGCGGCTACGACGCCGAGCGGATCCGCCGGGGGAGACTCCTCACCAATTCGCGCTGGATGGCGAACGTCGTCCAGGACGTCTACGGCGTCCGCCCGCGCGTGGTCTACCCGCCGGTCGATACGAGCGGCTTCGACCCGCTGCCCTGGGACGAACGGGAAGACGGGTTCGTCACCGTCGGGCGACTCGCCCGGTACAAGAACGTCGACGAGACGATCCGCATCGTCGACGAGGTTCGCGAGCGGGGCCACGACGTACACCAGCACGTCGTCGGTCCGTCCTACGACCCCGACTACCGTCGCGAGCTGGAGGCGATGGCCGCCGATCGGGACCACGTCACCATCGAGGGGGAGCTTCCGCGCGCGGACCTGGTCGAATTACTCTGTACGCACCGGTACGGGCTTCACGGGAAGCGTCACGAGCACTTCGGGATGGCGGTCGCCGAACTGGTCGCCGCCGGCGCCGTCGCGTTCGTCCCCGATAACGGCGGCCAGCGGGACGTCGTCGACCGTCGCGACGCACTCTGCTATCGAACGCCCGGGGAGGCAGTCGAGCAGATCGATGACGTGCTCTCGAATCCCGATCGGCGTCGCGAGGTTCGCCTCGATCCGGCGCGGGTGGAAGCGCGCTTCGGTCGCAAACGGTTCCGCGAGGAGATGCGCTCGATCGTCAGGGAGGCGCTCCGTGACGACGAGATCGATGCCGATCGTTCCGCACGGAGCGACCGACGGGCTCGCCGTCGGCACGACCGTACCGAGGCGTGA
- a CDS encoding APC family permease, with amino-acid sequence MSDGSFGLTEAVSIALGGMIGGGIYAVLGVVAEITHAATWFAFVLAGIVTSCAAYSYVRLNELVGSEGDGGGGSVTFVQSFTGNSTLAGMIGWTLLFGYVGSMAMYAFAFAEFSVTLPAVPESIGGLALRPFVSVLVVAGFVALNLLGARATGSAENVLTSVKVLVLVAFGLAGVGYALTVSSDPVSVGASRFTTVSPIVAAAVSFVAFQGWQLLFYDQESVVDPLETIPKAIALSIPAAVSIYVLVAVVTYNLAPEAVQTNPHTALVDAASTMAGPVGLADAAAVVISLSALFSTGSAINATMFSAGYFAKGLLTDDLLPDRAGDASASGVPTRTLLILGAVTAAFTAYGSLSAITAFASLSFIVVFSGMSGLAVTQRASERITAIWPAVGVIGGTLSFALMLYHLYTAERGTFVTVILIAIAVFFVELLYFEREILEEEIPFLDRDSGPDVE; translated from the coding sequence GTGAGCGACGGGAGCTTCGGGCTCACGGAGGCCGTTTCGATCGCGCTCGGCGGCATGATCGGCGGCGGGATCTACGCCGTGCTCGGGGTCGTCGCCGAGATCACCCACGCCGCCACCTGGTTCGCGTTCGTCCTCGCCGGCATCGTCACGAGTTGCGCCGCCTATTCGTACGTTCGATTGAACGAACTCGTCGGGAGCGAGGGCGACGGCGGCGGTGGGTCTGTGACGTTCGTCCAGTCGTTCACCGGGAACTCGACGCTCGCGGGGATGATCGGGTGGACGCTGCTGTTCGGGTACGTCGGTTCGATGGCGATGTACGCGTTCGCGTTCGCCGAGTTCTCCGTCACCCTCCCGGCGGTGCCGGAGTCGATCGGCGGTCTCGCGCTCCGACCGTTCGTCTCCGTCCTCGTCGTCGCGGGGTTCGTCGCGCTGAACCTGCTCGGAGCGCGCGCCACGGGGTCGGCGGAGAATGTCCTCACCTCGGTCAAGGTCCTCGTACTCGTCGCGTTCGGGCTGGCCGGCGTCGGCTACGCGCTCACCGTCTCGTCCGACCCCGTCTCGGTCGGGGCGTCGCGATTCACGACGGTCAGTCCGATCGTGGCGGCCGCCGTCTCGTTCGTCGCGTTCCAGGGCTGGCAGTTGCTATTCTACGACCAGGAGAGCGTCGTCGACCCGCTGGAGACGATCCCGAAGGCGATCGCCCTCTCGATCCCGGCCGCCGTCTCGATCTACGTCCTCGTGGCGGTGGTGACCTACAACCTCGCGCCGGAGGCCGTCCAGACCAATCCCCACACCGCGCTGGTCGACGCCGCGTCGACGATGGCGGGGCCGGTCGGGTTGGCGGACGCGGCCGCCGTCGTCATCTCGCTCTCCGCCCTGTTCTCGACCGGGAGCGCGATCAACGCGACGATGTTCTCGGCCGGCTACTTCGCGAAGGGGCTGCTGACCGACGACCTGCTCCCCGACCGGGCGGGCGACGCGAGCGCGAGCGGCGTCCCGACCAGGACGTTGCTCATCCTGGGCGCGGTGACGGCGGCGTTCACCGCGTACGGGAGCCTCTCGGCCATCACCGCGTTCGCCTCCCTCTCGTTCATCGTGGTCTTCAGCGGGATGAGCGGGCTCGCAGTTACCCAGCGCGCGTCCGAACGAATCACCGCGATCTGGCCGGCCGTCGGGGTGATCGGCGGGACCCTCTCGTTCGCCCTGATGCTCTATCACCTCTACACCGCCGAGCGGGGCACGTTCGTCACCGTGATCCTCATCGCCATCGCGGTGTTCTTCGTCGAACTCCTCTACTTCGAGCGCGAGATCCTGGAGGAGGAAATCCCGTTCCTCGACCGCGACTCCGGACCGGACGTCGAGTGA
- a CDS encoding glycosyltransferase family 4 protein, whose translation MSSILILTRELPYPPNAGDRIVTHGYVRGLAERGHEVHVLTYRSGESLADVAELREHCESVVRIPGTSSPLPPAARTLAKAARGRSDVMAMFDSSTFREATARRVAAVEPDAVLAQHPYIGQVFRERSVRDAARDVGAQLVTNAHVLEYAAHERRREFADDLRTRAELALEVPRLRRAELAAYRASDLTIVLGAEDERRLRSRGVGPVSRQRVGLPVDSYEPAPLPPGPAPAGNGGVVEDRHDPGADARRSSSHRGKSARGSDPDRLLFFGSYDWFPNEDAALVLGRRIFPRIRNARPEAELELAGRGANDRIESLGDRPGITFRGEVANLESVVRSADVVVAPLRVGGGVRIKVLESMAWRLPVVTTEAGFEGVAASPGEDLLVAGDADQFVDATVSLLRNADERRRVAANARGTIAERYSIDRVAPEVETALGV comes from the coding sequence ATGAGCTCGATCCTCATTCTCACCCGCGAACTCCCGTACCCGCCGAACGCGGGAGACCGCATCGTGACGCACGGCTACGTTCGGGGCCTCGCAGAGCGCGGTCACGAGGTGCACGTTCTGACCTACAGGTCGGGCGAGTCGCTCGCGGACGTGGCCGAGCTTCGCGAGCACTGCGAGTCCGTTGTCCGCATTCCCGGAACATCGTCTCCGCTCCCCCCGGCGGCGAGAACGCTCGCCAAGGCGGCGCGCGGACGGTCGGACGTGATGGCCATGTTCGACTCGTCCACATTTCGCGAGGCGACGGCCCGCCGCGTCGCGGCCGTCGAACCGGACGCCGTCCTCGCCCAGCACCCCTACATCGGGCAGGTCTTTCGGGAGCGGTCGGTCCGCGACGCCGCGCGAGACGTCGGCGCGCAGCTGGTGACGAACGCGCACGTGTTAGAGTACGCGGCCCACGAGCGCCGCCGGGAGTTCGCCGACGACCTCCGGACGCGAGCCGAACTGGCCCTGGAGGTCCCGCGCCTCCGACGCGCGGAACTGGCCGCCTACCGGGCGTCGGACCTGACCATCGTTCTGGGAGCGGAAGACGAGCGGCGCCTGCGGAGCCGCGGCGTCGGCCCGGTCTCGCGCCAGCGGGTCGGTCTCCCGGTCGACTCGTACGAGCCGGCACCCCTGCCGCCCGGACCGGCGCCCGCAGGTAACGGCGGGGTCGTCGAAGACCGGCACGACCCAGGTGCGGACGCTCGACGCAGTTCGAGCCACCGAGGGAAGTCCGCCCGAGGGTCGGATCCCGATCGCCTCCTCTTCTTCGGCTCGTACGACTGGTTCCCGAACGAGGACGCGGCGCTCGTCCTCGGCCGGCGGATCTTCCCCCGGATTCGAAACGCACGTCCCGAAGCGGAACTCGAACTCGCCGGTCGCGGCGCGAACGACCGGATCGAGTCTCTCGGCGATCGCCCCGGTATTACCTTCCGCGGCGAGGTCGCGAATCTCGAATCGGTCGTCCGCAGCGCGGACGTCGTAGTCGCACCGCTCCGCGTCGGCGGCGGCGTCCGCATCAAGGTCCTCGAGTCGATGGCCTGGCGCCTCCCGGTCGTAACGACCGAAGCCGGGTTCGAGGGCGTGGCGGCCTCGCCGGGTGAGGACCTCCTCGTCGCCGGCGACGCGGACCAGTTCGTCGACGCGACGGTCTCGCTCCTGCGGAACGCCGACGAGCGCCGTCGCGTCGCCGCGAACGCTCGCGGGACGATCGCGGAGCGATACTCGATCGACCGAGTCGCGCCCGAAGTCGAGACCGCACTGGGCGTCTAA
- a CDS encoding sugar phosphate isomerase/epimerase family protein — translation MVRTAVQLYTLRALGESLPSLLARVGTTAFDGVEFAGFGETSAERTRSVLEAETLTPAGAHVGVESLEDDPDGVASFYGAIECRRLVVPYLDETHFESASAVCETAARLETLARRWEKRGFDLAYHNHDHEFAALDGGEEAGGVAANEDEEGRSAFELFADESGPALSIELDVGWAVAAGYDPVELLERLDGRVPLVHLKDVDAADGRPVELGEGDVDPSACAAAARDAGTEWLIYEHDDPDDPAASLERGAEALDALRDGS, via the coding sequence ATGGTTCGAACCGCGGTCCAGTTGTACACGCTCCGAGCGCTCGGGGAATCGCTTCCATCGCTGCTGGCCCGAGTCGGCACGACCGCGTTCGACGGCGTGGAGTTCGCGGGGTTCGGGGAGACGTCGGCAGAGCGGACGCGGTCCGTTCTCGAGGCGGAAACCCTGACTCCGGCGGGAGCCCACGTCGGCGTCGAGTCGCTCGAAGATGATCCCGACGGCGTCGCCTCGTTCTACGGCGCGATCGAGTGTCGCCGGTTGGTCGTCCCGTACCTGGACGAAACGCACTTCGAGAGCGCATCGGCGGTGTGCGAGACGGCGGCACGGCTGGAGACGCTCGCGCGGCGATGGGAGAAGCGAGGCTTCGACCTCGCGTACCACAACCACGACCACGAGTTCGCAGCGCTCGACGGAGGCGAGGAGGCGGGAGGCGTCGCGGCGAACGAGGACGAAGAGGGCCGAAGCGCGTTCGAACTGTTCGCGGACGAGAGCGGTCCCGCCCTCTCGATCGAACTCGACGTCGGCTGGGCGGTCGCGGCCGGCTACGACCCCGTCGAACTGCTGGAGCGCCTCGACGGACGCGTTCCGCTGGTCCACCTGAAGGACGTCGACGCGGCCGACGGACGTCCGGTCGAACTCGGTGAGGGCGACGTCGACCCGTCCGCCTGCGCGGCGGCCGCTCGCGACGCCGGGACCGAGTGGCTGATCTACGAACACGACGACCCCGACGATCCGGCGGCGTCGCTCGAGCGGGGAGCCGAGGCGCTCGACGCGCTTCGCGACGGTTCGTGA
- a CDS encoding Gfo/Idh/MocA family protein, whose protein sequence is MALGTAVIGTGIVSRNNHLPALDRNPRTELVAVCDLEYERAREAATAYGCRAYADADDLFETERLDWVHVATPVQTHADLASRAIEAGVPVLVQKPATETALELEQLRSTAADAGVPISVVHNWLYYPVIRDVRRRVATGEIGDVRAVEVTAAGEGSPDETYRGAWVLDLPGGDLEEGLPHPLYLAIGLGGAPRTPEGIDARTRTFGEYDGGDGAEAPGVGAGGGDGTETEAEGERSGVAYDGVTIQYVTERDVLCSITVLSGSARDNGVRIYGTDASLHVDVPTMTVDVHDAAAGPYHFQNERIRRHLEKFRFAIEGAGNEAVRYAKSRIEDDLDVHLETSPDGHYYLINEAAKALERGEQPPVPLSQSAWTLELMERVRAAVGREVAGGRVESR, encoded by the coding sequence ATGGCGCTCGGGACCGCCGTCATCGGCACCGGCATCGTCTCGCGGAACAACCACCTTCCCGCGCTCGACCGGAACCCGCGAACCGAACTGGTCGCCGTCTGCGACCTCGAGTACGAACGGGCGCGGGAAGCCGCGACGGCGTACGGCTGCCGGGCCTACGCGGACGCCGACGACCTTTTCGAAACCGAGCGTCTCGATTGGGTGCACGTCGCGACGCCGGTGCAGACGCACGCGGACCTCGCGTCGCGAGCGATCGAGGCGGGCGTCCCCGTTCTCGTGCAAAAACCCGCCACCGAAACGGCCCTGGAACTTGAGCAGCTCCGATCGACGGCCGCCGACGCCGGCGTGCCGATTTCGGTCGTTCACAACTGGCTCTACTATCCGGTGATCCGCGACGTGCGCCGACGCGTCGCGACCGGTGAGATCGGCGACGTGCGGGCCGTCGAGGTGACCGCGGCCGGCGAGGGATCGCCGGACGAAACGTACCGCGGCGCGTGGGTCCTCGACCTGCCCGGCGGGGATCTGGAGGAGGGATTACCGCATCCGCTCTACCTCGCGATCGGGCTCGGCGGCGCCCCGCGAACGCCGGAGGGCATCGATGCGCGGACCCGCACCTTCGGCGAGTACGACGGTGGTGACGGGGCCGAAGCGCCGGGCGTCGGTGCCGGCGGCGGGGACGGGACCGAGACGGAAGCTGAGGGCGAACGTTCGGGCGTCGCCTACGACGGAGTGACGATCCAGTACGTGACCGAGCGCGACGTCCTCTGTTCGATCACCGTTCTCAGCGGGTCCGCACGGGACAACGGGGTTCGGATCTACGGCACGGACGCCTCGTTACACGTCGACGTTCCGACGATGACCGTGGACGTCCACGACGCGGCGGCCGGGCCGTACCACTTCCAGAACGAACGAATTCGGCGCCACCTCGAGAAGTTCCGGTTCGCGATCGAGGGTGCCGGGAACGAGGCCGTTCGCTACGCGAAATCGCGGATCGAAGACGACCTCGACGTCCACCTCGAGACGAGTCCGGACGGTCACTACTACCTGATCAACGAGGCCGCGAAAGCGCTCGAACGGGGCGAACAGCCGCCGGTCCCGCTTTCCCAGAGCGCCTGGACGCTCGAGTTGATGGAACGCGTTCGCGCGGCGGTGGGGCGGGAAGTGGCGGGCGGACGCGTCGAGAGCCGATAG